In Staphylococcus saccharolyticus, one genomic interval encodes:
- a CDS encoding D-alanine--D-alanine ligase encodes MTKENICIVFGGKSAEHDVSILTAQNVLNAINKDQYQVDIIYITNDGDWKKKDNITHEITTTDELVLNDVEAGEISQLLNKGSSGQPYDAVFPLLHGPNGEDGTIQGLFEVLDIPYVGNGVLAASSSMDKLVMKQLFEHRGLPQLPYISFLRSEYEKYENNIIKLVNDKLTYPVFVKPANLGSSVGISKCNNEEELKSGIKEAFQFDRKLVIEQGISAREIEVAVLGNDYPETTWPGEVVKDIAFYDYKSKYKDGKVQLQIPAELDQDVQMTLRNMALEAFKATDCSGLVRADFFVTEDNQIFINETNAMPGFTAYSMYPNLWENMGLSYADLISKLIELAKERHEDKKKNKYKID; translated from the coding sequence ATGACAAAAGAAAATATTTGTATCGTTTTTGGAGGAAAAAGTGCTGAACATGATGTGTCAATTCTTACTGCACAGAATGTCTTAAATGCAATTAATAAAGATCAATATCAAGTTGATATAATTTACATTACCAACGATGGAGATTGGAAGAAAAAAGATAATATTACCCATGAAATTACAACAACAGATGAACTGGTATTAAATGATGTAGAAGCGGGAGAAATTTCTCAATTACTAAATAAGGGTAGTTCTGGTCAACCTTATGATGCTGTATTTCCACTATTACATGGACCTAATGGTGAAGATGGTACAATCCAAGGTTTATTTGAAGTATTGGATATTCCTTATGTAGGAAATGGTGTGTTAGCTGCTTCAAGTTCAATGGATAAATTAGTAATGAAACAATTATTTGAACATAGAGGTTTACCTCAATTACCATACATTAGTTTCTTGAGAAGTGAATATGAAAAATATGAAAATAATATCATTAAACTAGTGAATGATAAATTAACTTATCCTGTATTTGTTAAGCCAGCTAATTTAGGCTCCAGTGTAGGAATTAGTAAATGTAATAATGAAGAGGAGCTTAAATCAGGAATTAAAGAGGCATTTCAATTTGATCGTAAATTAGTTATTGAGCAAGGTATCAGTGCAAGAGAAATTGAAGTAGCCGTTTTAGGTAATGATTATCCTGAAACCACTTGGCCTGGGGAAGTTGTTAAAGATATTGCGTTTTATGATTATAAGTCTAAATATAAAGACGGTAAAGTACAGTTACAAATTCCAGCTGAATTAGATCAAGATGTTCAAATGACACTAAGAAATATGGCTTTAGAAGCATTCAAGGCAACAGATTGTTCTGGGTTAGTGCGTGCAGACTTTTTTGTAACTGAAGATAATCAAATTTTTATTAACGAAACAAATGCCATGCCTGGATTTACTGCATATAGCATGTATCCAAATTTATGGGAAAATATGGGATTATCATATGCAGACCTTATCTCAAAACTGATCGAATTAGCTAAAGAGCGTCATGAAGATAAAAAGAAAAATAAATATAAAATTGATTAA
- a CDS encoding UDP-N-acetylmuramoyl-tripeptide--D-alanyl-D-alanine ligase, which translates to MINVTLQQIKNWISCEIDNQYLNQSIKGVTINSRKITKDMLFIPFRGENVDGHRFIAQAFKEGAGASLAKKGTQLNPDIQGPIIWVEDTLKALQNLAKAYLQHVNPKVIAVTGSNGKTTTKDMIESVLSTEFKVKKTQGNYNNEIGMPLTLLELDKDTEISILEMGMSGFHQIELLSNIAEPDIAVITNIGESHMQDLGSREGIAQAKSEITIGLKDQGIFIYDGDEPLLMPHVKKVHDAKLISIGLGKDNTYVCHIDDVETDGIAFTLNNNESYILPILGTHNMKNAATAIAIGHELGLSYNTIKNNIRNVQLTGMRMERHLTTDNITVINDAYNASPTSMKAAIDTLDSMDGRKILILADVLELGQNSQTMHEQVGEYLKDKSIDILFTFGDEAEYIYNKGKAFVKYANHFQDKSNLIKELKSLVKDNDKVLAKGSRGMKLEDIVEALI; encoded by the coding sequence ATGATAAATGTTACATTGCAACAAATTAAAAATTGGATATCATGTGAAATTGACAATCAATATTTAAATCAGAGTATTAAAGGAGTCACAATTAATTCTCGTAAAATAACCAAAGATATGCTATTTATTCCATTCAGAGGTGAGAATGTAGATGGCCATCGTTTTATTGCTCAAGCATTCAAAGAGGGTGCTGGTGCGTCATTAGCTAAAAAAGGAACGCAATTAAACCCAGACATTCAAGGACCAATTATTTGGGTTGAAGATACATTAAAGGCATTACAGAATTTAGCCAAAGCTTATCTACAACACGTGAATCCAAAAGTAATTGCTGTAACAGGTTCAAATGGTAAAACAACAACTAAGGATATGATTGAAAGTGTTTTATCAACTGAATTTAAAGTTAAAAAAACTCAAGGTAACTACAATAATGAAATTGGTATGCCACTTACTTTATTAGAACTTGATAAAGATACTGAAATTTCAATATTAGAAATGGGGATGTCTGGTTTCCATCAAATTGAACTTTTATCTAATATTGCCGAGCCCGATATTGCAGTAATTACAAATATTGGGGAATCTCACATGCAAGACTTGGGTTCACGTGAAGGAATTGCTCAAGCAAAATCTGAAATAACTATTGGTTTAAAAGATCAGGGTATTTTTATCTATGACGGTGATGAGCCATTATTGATGCCTCATGTGAAAAAAGTTCATGATGCTAAATTAATAAGTATTGGTCTAGGTAAAGATAATACTTACGTGTGCCATATTGATGATGTTGAAACAGATGGCATTGCTTTTACACTCAATAATAATGAAAGTTATATTTTACCTATTTTAGGTACGCATAATATGAAAAATGCAGCTACTGCAATAGCAATCGGTCATGAATTAGGTTTATCTTATAATACAATTAAAAATAATATAAGAAACGTTCAGTTAACTGGTATGCGTATGGAGAGACATTTAACTACTGATAATATTACTGTGATAAATGATGCCTATAATGCAAGCCCTACAAGCATGAAAGCAGCTATTGATACACTAGATAGTATGGATGGACGCAAAATACTCATTTTAGCTGATGTTTTAGAATTAGGACAAAATAGTCAAACCATGCATGAACAAGTGGGTGAGTATCTAAAAGATAAATCCATTGATATTTTATTTACTTTTGGAGATGAAGCAGAATATATTTATAATAAGGGAAAAGCATTTGTTAAATACGCTAATCATTTTCAGGATAAATCAAATCTAATTAAAGAATTAAAATCTTTAGTAAAAGACAATGATAAGGTCTTAGCTAAAGGTTCACGTGGTATGAAACTTGAAGATATCGTTGAAGCATTAATTTAA
- the csoR gene encoding copper-sensing transcriptional repressor CsoR: MTENDTAHHSEQTKANLKSRLNRIEGQVRAINRMIEDDVYCDDVLTQIKATRSALNSVATKLLDHHMKSCIMDKVNNGAQEEAMEELLVTFQKLIKD, encoded by the coding sequence ATGACTGAAAATGATACAGCACATCATTCAGAGCAAACTAAGGCAAATCTAAAATCACGTTTAAATCGAATTGAAGGACAAGTTCGTGCGATTAATAGAATGATTGAAGATGATGTGTATTGTGATGACGTTTTAACTCAAATAAAAGCGACACGTTCGGCTTTAAATAGCGTGGCTACAAAGTTATTAGATCATCATATGAAAAGTTGTATTATGGATAAAGTGAATAATGGAGCACAAGAAGAAGCAATGGAAGAATTATTAGTAACTTTCCAGAAATTAATCAAAGATTAA
- a CDS encoding PH domain-containing protein, whose product MVRYKFHYYKLKGNFIILKQTFFFKKEELSKIEKLQYVIIGTNPLAKLLRLKSVEFVTAGHEMALPMVSEKEGEMLQKLALERLRGVTEDV is encoded by the coding sequence TTGGTTAGGTATAAGTTTCACTATTATAAACTAAAGGGGAATTTTATAATTTTAAAGCAAACTTTTTTCTTTAAGAAAGAAGAGCTTAGTAAAATTGAAAAATTACAATATGTAATAATTGGAACGAATCCTCTAGCTAAACTATTACGTCTAAAATCAGTTGAGTTCGTAACAGCAGGTCATGAAATGGCATTGCCTATGGTCTCTGAAAAAGAGGGTGAAATGCTTCAAAAATTAGCGTTAGAGCGATTGAGAGGTGTTACAGAAGATGTATAA
- a CDS encoding FtsW/RodA/SpoVE family cell cycle protein produces MNYSSRQQPKKNWFRKIDWILVLVITLLAVISVILISSAMGGGQYSANFGIRQIVYYIFGAIVAFVIMLISPKKIKNNTYLLYVIFCVLLIGLLILPETTITPVINGAKSWYSFGSISIQPSEFMKIILILALAKTISKHNQFTFNKSFHSDLTLFFKIIGVSIIPMALILLQNDLGTTLVICAIIAGIMLVSGITWRILAPIFIAAMVGGASVILAIIFKPTLIESLLNIKMYQMGRINSWLDPYSYSSGDGYHLTESLKAIGSGQLIGKGYNHGEVYIPENHTDFIFSVIGEEMGFIGSVVLILIFLFLIFHLIRLASIIESQYNKVFIIGYVSLIVFHVLQNIGMTVQLLPITGIPLPFISYGGSSLWSLMTGIGVILSIYYHEPKRYREPVTLEATKIS; encoded by the coding sequence ATGAATTATTCTTCTCGTCAACAACCAAAAAAAAATTGGTTTCGTAAGATCGACTGGATACTCGTACTGGTTATTACACTTTTAGCAGTTATCAGTGTGATATTGATTAGTTCTGCAATGGGTGGCGGACAATACAGTGCAAACTTTGGTATCAGACAGATTGTTTATTATATTTTTGGAGCAATTGTGGCATTTGTAATTATGTTAATTTCTCCAAAAAAGATTAAAAATAATACATATTTGCTATATGTCATCTTTTGTGTGTTGCTTATCGGATTACTAATTTTACCTGAGACAACAATCACACCGGTAATCAATGGTGCTAAAAGTTGGTATAGTTTCGGCTCAATTAGTATTCAACCTTCTGAATTCATGAAAATTATTCTCATTTTAGCCCTAGCAAAAACAATATCAAAGCATAACCAATTTACTTTTAATAAGTCTTTTCATTCTGATTTAACGCTGTTTTTCAAAATAATTGGTGTGTCTATTATCCCAATGGCATTAATACTACTTCAAAATGACTTAGGTACAACACTGGTTATTTGTGCTATTATAGCTGGTATCATGTTGGTAAGTGGTATTACTTGGCGAATTCTTGCACCAATATTTATTGCTGCAATGGTGGGTGGAGCAAGTGTGATTCTAGCTATTATTTTCAAACCAACACTTATAGAAAGTTTACTTAACATTAAAATGTATCAAATGGGACGTATTAATTCTTGGTTAGATCCTTATTCATATAGTAGCGGTGATGGTTATCACCTTACAGAGTCACTCAAGGCAATTGGCTCAGGTCAATTAATTGGCAAAGGTTATAATCATGGTGAAGTATATATTCCTGAGAATCATACAGATTTTATCTTTTCTGTAATTGGCGAAGAAATGGGCTTTATAGGCTCAGTTGTGTTAATACTCATCTTTTTATTTTTAATCTTCCATTTGATTCGTTTAGCGAGTATCATTGAAAGCCAATATAACAAAGTCTTTATTATCGGTTATGTATCGTTGATAGTTTTTCATGTTTTACAAAATATAGGTATGACAGTTCAATTACTACCAATCACTGGTATTCCACTCCCATTTATTAGTTATGGAGGAAGTTCTTTATGGAGTTTAATGACTGGTATTGGTGTTATTCTTTCGATTTATTATCATGAACCTAAGAGGTACAGAGAGCCTGTAACTCTTGAAGCAACTAAAATATCGTAA
- the cshA gene encoding degradosome RNA helicase CshA → MQNFKELGISDKTVQTLEAMGFKEPTPIQKDSIPYALEGEDILGQAQTGTGKTGAFGIPLIEKVVGQQGVQSLILAPTRELAMQVAEQLREFSKGQKVQVVTVFGGMPIERQIKALKRGPQIVVGTPGRVIDHLNRRTLKTQGIHMLILDEADEMMNMGFIDDMRFIMDKLPAEQRQTMLFSATMPKAIQELVQQFMKSPKIIKTMNNEMSDPQIDEFYTIVKELEKFDTFTNFLDVHQPELAIVFGRTKRRVDELTSALLSKGYKAEGLHGDITQAKRLEVLKKFKNDQIDILVATDVAARGLDISGVSHVYNFDIPQDTESYTHRIGRTGRAGKEGIAVTFVNPIEMDYIRQIEDVNGRRMNALRPPHRKEVLKAREDDIKYKVQNWMSRSSEPRLQRISSELLNEYDSTELVASLLQELVEANDEVEVQLTFEKPLARKNRGNKGGFRRGNHKRSNSKFDNKNRRSKGSKGNSNKKKNSKKYDRRDKQNKGSKQTMKGRTFADLQK, encoded by the coding sequence TTGCAAAATTTTAAAGAACTAGGGATTTCGGATAAAACGGTTCAAACATTAGAAGCAATGGGATTTAAAGAACCAACACCTATCCAGAAAGATAGTATCCCTTATGCGTTAGAAGGAGAAGACATCCTTGGCCAAGCCCAAACAGGTACGGGGAAAACTGGGGCATTTGGCATTCCTTTAATTGAAAAAGTTGTAGGTCAACAAGGAGTGCAATCATTGATTCTAGCGCCAACAAGAGAACTTGCAATGCAAGTAGCTGAACAATTAAGAGAGTTTAGTAAAGGGCAAAAAGTGCAGGTCGTTACCGTATTTGGTGGTATGCCAATAGAACGACAAATAAAAGCACTTAAAAGAGGCCCGCAAATTGTCGTAGGTACGCCTGGTCGAGTGATAGACCATTTAAATCGTCGTACACTTAAAACACAAGGTATTCATATGTTAATTTTGGATGAAGCAGATGAAATGATGAATATGGGATTCATCGATGATATGAGATTTATAATGGATAAACTTCCAGCTGAGCAACGTCAGACAATGTTGTTTTCTGCAACAATGCCTAAAGCAATTCAAGAATTAGTACAACAGTTTATGAAATCCCCTAAAATTATCAAAACGATGAACAACGAGATGTCAGATCCACAAATTGATGAATTTTATACCATTGTCAAAGAATTAGAGAAATTTGATACGTTTACAAACTTTTTAGATGTGCATCAACCAGAATTAGCCATTGTCTTTGGCCGTACAAAACGTCGAGTTGATGAATTAACAAGTGCGCTTTTATCAAAAGGATATAAAGCAGAAGGTTTACATGGTGATATCACTCAAGCGAAACGTTTAGAGGTATTGAAAAAATTTAAAAATGATCAAATTGATATATTAGTAGCAACAGATGTAGCAGCTCGTGGTCTTGATATTTCTGGCGTTAGTCATGTTTATAACTTTGATATTCCACAAGATACTGAAAGTTATACTCACCGTATTGGTCGTACAGGTCGTGCTGGTAAAGAGGGGATTGCTGTTACTTTTGTTAATCCAATTGAAATGGATTATATAAGACAAATTGAAGATGTTAATGGTCGTCGTATGAATGCATTAAGACCTCCACATCGTAAAGAAGTGCTAAAAGCACGTGAAGATGATATTAAATATAAAGTTCAAAATTGGATGTCTAGAAGTAGCGAACCTCGTCTTCAAAGAATTTCTAGTGAACTTTTAAATGAATATGATAGTACTGAATTAGTTGCATCATTATTACAAGAGTTAGTAGAAGCGAATGATGAAGTAGAAGTTCAATTAACATTTGAAAAACCTCTTGCTCGCAAGAATCGTGGTAACAAAGGTGGTTTTAGAAGAGGCAATCATAAACGCAGTAATAGTAAATTTGATAATAAAAATAGACGTTCAAAAGGGTCTAAAGGGAATTCAAATAAAAAGAAAAACTCAAAAAAATACGATCGACGAGATAAACAAAATAAAGGATCAAAACAAACGATGAAAGGCCGTACATTTGCTGACCTTCAAAAATAA
- the cls gene encoding cardiolipin synthase, which produces MLEVFTMALHHSNIIINLILIGAFLLNLVFAFIIIFMERRTANSIWAWLLVLVFLPLVGFILYLLLGRQIQREHIFKLDREDKVGLEMIVDEQLEALKKQDFSKGNHQIVKFKEMVQMLLYNNAAFLTTDNELTIYTDGQQKFDDLIQDIHNAKDYIHIQYYIFHSDDLGKQLLTELEKKAEAGIEVKMLYDDMGSRDLRKKDLKQFRASGGHAESFFPSKLPLINLRMNNRNHRKIVIIDGTIGYVGGFNVGDEYIGKSKKFGYWRDTHLRIEGDAVNALQLRFILDWNSQSTRDNLSYDERYFPDVNSGGTIGIQIASSGPDEDWEQIKYGYLKMISSAKESIYIQSPYFIPDQAFLDSIKIAALGGVEVNVMVPNLPDHPFVYWATLKNVASLLEAGVNVYHYDNGFLHSKTLVIDDELASVGTANMDNRSFTLNFEVNAFIYDEGVALSLKQAFINDMKLSTKLTPESYAKRSNWVKFKEGISQLLSPIL; this is translated from the coding sequence ATGCTAGAAGTCTTTACTATGGCGCTCCATCATTCAAATATTATTATTAATTTGATATTAATTGGTGCGTTTTTACTTAATTTAGTTTTTGCATTTATTATTATTTTCATGGAAAGACGAACAGCAAATTCCATATGGGCATGGCTATTAGTACTTGTGTTTCTACCCTTAGTAGGATTTATTTTGTATTTATTGTTAGGACGTCAAATACAAAGAGAGCATATCTTTAAATTAGATCGAGAAGATAAAGTAGGTCTTGAAATGATTGTTGATGAACAATTAGAGGCTTTAAAAAAACAAGATTTCTCAAAAGGTAATCATCAAATTGTCAAATTTAAAGAGATGGTTCAGATGTTACTTTATAACAATGCTGCTTTCTTAACTACCGATAATGAGTTAACCATTTATACAGATGGTCAACAAAAATTTGATGATTTAATTCAAGATATACATAATGCTAAAGACTACATACATATTCAATATTATATTTTTCATAGTGATGATCTTGGTAAGCAGCTACTAACAGAATTGGAGAAGAAAGCTGAAGCAGGTATTGAAGTGAAAATGCTATATGACGACATGGGGTCAAGAGATTTGAGAAAGAAGGATTTAAAGCAATTTCGTGCAAGCGGCGGACATGCTGAATCATTCTTTCCATCAAAGTTACCACTTATTAATTTAAGAATGAATAATAGAAACCATAGAAAGATTGTCATTATTGATGGTACGATTGGCTATGTAGGTGGTTTTAATGTTGGAGACGAGTATATAGGAAAATCAAAGAAATTTGGTTATTGGCGTGATACTCATTTACGTATTGAAGGTGACGCTGTCAATGCTTTACAATTAAGATTTATACTTGATTGGAATTCACAATCTACACGTGATAACTTATCTTATGATGAACGTTATTTCCCTGATGTCAATTCAGGTGGAACAATAGGTATTCAAATTGCATCAAGCGGTCCTGATGAAGACTGGGAACAAATTAAATATGGCTACTTAAAAATGATTTCCTCCGCTAAGGAGTCTATCTATATTCAATCACCCTACTTTATTCCTGACCAAGCATTTCTTGATTCAATCAAAATTGCTGCTCTAGGTGGTGTAGAAGTGAATGTGATGGTACCAAATTTACCTGATCATCCATTTGTTTATTGGGCTACCTTAAAGAATGTTGCTTCTTTACTTGAAGCTGGAGTTAACGTTTATCACTATGATAACGGTTTTCTTCATTCAAAGACATTAGTTATCGATGATGAACTTGCAAGTGTAGGTACAGCTAATATGGATAATCGTAGCTTTACATTAAACTTTGAAGTAAATGCATTTATATATGATGAAGGTGTCGCACTCTCTTTAAAACAAGCATTTATAAATGATATGAAACTTTCAACTAAATTAACCCCTGAAAGTTATGCTAAACGTAGTAACTGGGTCAAGTTTAAAGAAGGTATATCTCAATTACTTTCTCCAATTTTATAA
- a CDS encoding Lmo0850 family protein has translation MKSPDKIQNVVKLLSSLGVNIKKTKSRLDIIQTLPTSNQVSHELK, from the coding sequence GTGAAGAGTCCGGATAAGATTCAAAACGTAGTCAAATTATTATCATCATTAGGTGTGAATATTAAAAAAACTAAATCTCGTTTAGATATTATTCAAACATTACCAACATCTAATCAAGTAAGTCACGAATTAAAATAA